From the genome of Leptolyngbya sp. 'hensonii':
ATTCTGCAAACCGCGAGCAGGTCATGGCCAATCAGGAGCGCAATCCTCTAGCGACCTGTCAGTTTAACCAGGCCAGCCCCACCGAAATATAGCCCCAGGACTGCACCGGCCAGAAGGCTTTGGGTCAGAGGATCAGTGGAAGGAGTGAGCACAGCCCCCAGAACGGCTGCCCCCAGAATGACCAAGCGCCAATTGGAGAACATTTGTTGGGATGACACAATCCCCAGAAAGCCAAGCAAAAACTGAATCACGGGGATCTGAAAGGCGAGGCCCACACTGAACAGCAGGAGCAAAACAAATTCAAAGTAGCGATCGATGGACCAGAGCTGTTCCACCACATCCGCCCCATAACTGATAAAAAAGTTCAGGGCTGCCGGGATCAAGACCAGGTAAGCAAAAACCAGCCCGACCAGGAACAGAATGCTGGATCCAAAGACGATCGGAGCCAAAATCCGTCGCTCCCGCCGGGTCAGTCCGGGCAAGACAAACTGGATGATCTGGTACAGCACAAAAGGACTGGCCAGGAGCAGGCCGCTATAGGCTGCCACCTTGACGGAGACAAAGAAAAATTCACCAGGGGAGAGTTGCAAAAATTTGACGCCCTGAGCTGGGGCTTCTAATAGCTGGACGATCGGGCGCACCGCCGCAAAACAACCCACTACTCCCACTGCAACAGCGATCAGGGCATAGAAAATGCGCCGTCTCAACTCTTCTAGATGGTCGAAGAGGGGCATCTCCAATTCATCAGGAATTTCATCGTCAGGCTGATCAGGACTGTCATCTACCTGAGCTTCAAAGTTGAGGTCTTCGGTTTCAGGGGATGGATTGACAGGATCGGGGTGTTCGGGGCTGGTTTCCAACTCAGTCGGAGCAGTCATGGGTCGGGGTTATGCAGGATCGTTGACTATTGTAACTGGGTGGAGGGAGGGATGAACCGCTGAAGCAGAGAGAACGGAGTGGGACTAGCGGTGAGTGGAATATTTGGTTAGCTTCTGAGCGGTCGCTGGATCATAAAGGCGGAGGTAGTTCCAGTAGTTGCCGAAGACAGATTTGACATAGTCGCGGGTTTCGTCGAAAGGAATGGCTTCGATAAATTCATCAGGATCATGCAATCCCTGTTTGGAGATCCAGTCGGCAACGTTGCCGGGACCGGCATTGTAGCTGGCTACGGCCAGAAGGGAGTTGTCCTGATATTCCCGATGGGTGTAGTCCAGGTACCAGGTGCCGAGATTGATGTTGTCGATCGGATCACTGAGCTTGTAGTTTTTGAGCCTGATTTTCCCAGCAACCCAATCGGCGGTGTCTGGCATCACCTGCATCAAGCCCGTAGCTCCAGCAGAGGAGCGAATGCCTTGCTCAAAGCGGGATTCCTGCCGGATCAGGGCCGTGACCAGCATGGGATTGAGGCCCCGTTCCTGGGACCAGGCCGCGATCGTATCTCGGTAGGGGAAGGGGTACAGCCCCTGCCAGTAGGCATAGTGTCGTTTCAGGGCTGCGTACTGCTCCTGTTCGTCTGGGCTTTCCCGATCGCTGAGGCTGGTCAGCATGTAAAGGCCATCCAGGTTGTCTCCGACGCCCAAGCGCATCAATCCATCCGTAAACTGCTCTGCTACAGTGGGTTGCTTGAAGCTCGTAAATTCGACTTGCCAGAGGGTCCAGGCGTCCCAATCCTGTCCCAGTTGGTACAACTCATTCAGCAGGGCAGAACCAGCAGGCAGTTTCGATCGAACAAAAGCCTGGCCCACAGAAGGGGCTAGCTGCCGCACGGTGGTAAAGTCGCCTACGTCCAGACCCAGTTGATTGGCCGCCCGCCATGCATAGTAAGACTCTGGATGGTGGGTCAGAACGTACTCGAATGCGGCTCTGGCCTCTTGCTGACGACCCAAATGCAAAGCCCACTTGCCAATCCAGAATCCAGCTTCTGCGGCGATCGGATGGCGAGGCGATTGATTAGTAATCGGTTGTGCCCACTTCCATGCCTCCAAATAATGACCTGCCTGGGCCTGCTTGCGAGCCTGCTCCCAGCGTAGCTCTGCCGTTGCTTTGGAGTTGGGATACTGGGTCAGAATCATCTGGCGGGCTTCAGAGGCAGATTTGCCACTATCGAGCTTGTCGAGCAGTTTAGATTTGGCCAGGAGCGCCTCTGCTGCCCGATCTGGGAATTGGTTGGTGACCTGATCCAGGTAGGGGAGCCCTGCTGCTGGAGTAGGGGTGAGCTTGGCCAGTCGCAGGAGGGCTGTCCCCGTCTCTGGGGCCATGGGAAACTGACGGATCTGCTGCTGATACAGGGTGGCCGCCTCTGTCGTTTTGCCACCCAGTTGCAGCCCCCGGGCAGCTCGATAGAGGTTCTTGGGGGTTGTGGGAGCCTGGGTATAGGCTAAACCAGCCTTGCCATATTCCACGTTTTCCCAGTAAGCAAAGGCCACCGCCTCCCAGTCCTCGGCAGTTAACCGCAGGGCATGCTGCTTCACCAGTCTGTCTGTAACCTGGACAATCCCTGGCGCGTAGAAGGCATGTTTGACTAGCAATAGCAGCAGTTGGGGCTGGTTGGGATTTTTGCGCAGACGAGCCCGAACAATTTCGATCGAGCGGGGATGGGCTGGAAACCGCTCGATCGCCTGATCCCAATATTTGGGCTCGGTGCGACCAAGGGCAAACAGGGCCTCGGTGACCACCGGAAGATCAGGATAGCGCTGGATCAGGACCTGCCAGCTTTCCCTTGCTTTGGCACGATCCCCCTTCAACTCATAGGCACGGGCCTGCTGCAGGACCACATAAGGCGCAATCTCAGGGTAGTCCTGATCCAGATTCTGGAGCAGGACCAGGGCCTGATCGGGTTGCCGTTGCTGCATCCAATCGCTAGCCAGCAGATAACGGGCTCGGTTGCGCGTGGGAGACACAGCCCCCTGGACCAGGGTGGTTAGTTGGGCTGCCCGTTGCTGGGGGGGCAGCAGGACCAAGGGTGCGATCGTCGGATCAAATTCATTGTTATCCGGCTGAACGGGATTAACCTGGCTCGGTTGAGTCTGGCCAAACTGTGGCCACGGGCCTGCCACCGACCCTAAACGGGTAGCGGAGAACAGCCCGCCCAGGAGGAGAGCACTCACTCCTGCTGCCGTGGCCAGATAGAGTTGTGCCTTCCGTTCCTTGATATATCGCTTCAGCATACCCCTGCCATCTAAAAAATCCCGATGGAATTCCTAGCAAATCTAGCATTTATTCCCAGGGGTGGAATAGCAGGTGACCGTAAGACAACATGAGCGTTCGGCTGTTGTTAGCGTTCCACTGCTATAAAAGACAAATGACCAATGACACATGGCAAACGGAAGCATGGAATTACGAGTAACAGATGTCTCACGATTAGCGTGGACAGGAGATTGTTTAGCGATCGGGCTGTTTGAAAATGGCATAGATCTGGCTGGCGACCTCGCAGACCTGGATCAGCAGTTAGCAGGAACCTTAAAAGAATTAATTGCAGATACAGAATTTAAAGGCAAAAGCGGTGACACAGCGATAACCCGAGTCGGTAGCGGCAGCCCCATTCGGAAGATCGCCCTGATTGGCCTGGGCAAAGCGGATGGGTTAAAACTGGACGGAGTCCGACGGGCTGCCAGTGCCAGTGCCCGTCTAGCCCGCAAAGAGAAGTGCAAAACTCTGGGCATCAGCCTTCCCCCCTGGCAGAACGATCCAGTCTTGACGACGCAAGCGATCGCAGAGGGGGTGGAACTAGCCTTACATCAGGACACCCGCTTCAAATCCGAACCGGATGAGAAAGCCAATTTACCCGAACAGGTGGAATTATTGGGCTATGGGGGGCAGGAGGCCGCCCTGCACCAGGCCAGTCAAATTTGTGCTGGGGTGATCCTGGCCCGGGAATTGGTGTCAGCCCCTCCGAATGTGGTCAATCCCCTGACTATGGCCGAAACGGCCCAGGCGATCGCGGCAGACCATGGCCTGAGCCTGGAAATCCTGGAACAGGAGGACTGCGAAAAGCTGGGGATGGGAGCCTTTCTGGGGGTGGCCAAAGCTTCCGATCTCCCACCCAAGTTTCTGCACCTGACGTACAAACCGGAGGGTACCCCCCGCCGGAAACTGGCGATCGTCGGCAAGGGGCTGACCTTCGATTCAGGGGGCCTGAACCTGAAGGTGGGGAACAGCAGCATTGAGATGATGAAAACGGATATGGGGGGAGCCGCCGCCACCCTCGGAGCCGCCAAAGTAATTGGCCTGCTGAAACCCGATGTGGAAGTTCACTTCATCAGTGCGGTGACTGAGAACATGGTCAGTGGGCGGGCCATGCGTCCAGGGGATATCCTGACGGCCTCTAACGGCAAGACCATCGAGGTGAACAATACGGATGCAGAGGGTCGCCTCACCCTGGCTGATGCCCTGGTTTTCACCGAGAAATTGGGAGTGGAGGCGATCGTCGATCTGGCAACCCTGACGGGAGCCTGTGTGGTGGCCCTGGGGGGAGATATTGCTGGATTATGGAGCCCAGACGACACGATCGCGGCCCAGTTGATGGCTGCTGCGGAACGATCGGGCGAGAAAATCTGGCGCATGCCCCTGGAAGAAAAGTACTTTGAGGGGATGAAATCCGTGGTGGCAGACATGAAAAATACCGGGTCTCGCGAAGGGGGAGCGATCACTGCAGCGCTGTTCCTGAAACAATTTGTCAAGGAAACCCCCTGGGCGCACCTGGATATTGCCGGTCCCGTCTGGGCTGACAAGGAGAATGGGTACAACAGTGTGGGAGCTACAGGCTACGGGGTGCGGCTGCTGGTGAACTGGGCCTTAGCCTGAGCCAGGTGTACTATTATAATCCTGCCATGGGGCCTTGACGCACTTGCATATCTAGTGGTTAAGTGGGGGATGTCTCGGCAGACATCCCCCATATTTGTTTGTGAAGTTGTTTAACAACACTTTTAAGAGATTACGAAAAAGCGGAATTGTACTATACACGGTGTGACTTCCCCAGGATTGCTGCATGGTTTCCCATCTCCAGGCTCCGGCTTACAGTTCTAGTCATTCTCCTTACCCGATCGAGGGTCTAGTGCAGGTCTTTACCTGTCCTCACCGGGGCTTTTTCACCAGTGTGATGGCCGAAGCCCTGCGCATTGCAGGTCAGGGAACCCCAGTCCTGGTGGTGCAGTTTCTCAAGGGTGGGATCAATCAGGGGATTGACCATCCGATGCGTTTGGGCCAGAACCTGGACTGGATCCGCTGTGATCTTCCCCGTTGTATCGACACACCCCAGTTGGAAGAAGGGGAGGCACAATCCCTGGAGTCTCTCTGGCAGTATACGCGCCAGGTCGTCTTTCAGGGGCAATATGAGCTGGTGGTTCTGGATGAGTTGAGTCTGGCGATTAACTTCGGCCTGATTTCCGAATCAGCCGTCCTATCCTTTTTGCGGGACCGTCCCGGCCATGTCGATGTAATTCTGACTGGGCCAGACATGCCCCGATCGTTGCTCGACATTGCCGACCAGATCACCGAGTTACGCCGCAGTCACCAACCCTAGGGAGAGAGGAATGATTAAGAACGATACCTGGATTACTCAGATGGCAGCTCAGGGAATGATTTCTCCTTTTGAGCCTAGCCTGGTGCGATCGATTCAGCCTGAGCCAGCAGGGTCTTCCCGTCCCGTAATCAGCTTTGGCCTCTCCTCCTACGGGTACGATATTCGCCTCTCGCCGTCAGAATTTCGCATTTTCCGTCACATCCCTGGCACGGTGGTTGATCCCAAAAACTTCAACCCGGATAACCTGGAGCCAACGCGCCTTTATACCGATGTCAATGGCAGTTATTTCATTCTGCCAGCCCATTCCTATGGCCTCGGGGTTGCTCTGGAGCGATTGGAGGTGCCAGATAATATCACAGTCGTCTGTATCGGTAAGTCTACCTATGCCCGTTGCGGCATCATTGCCAATCTCACTCCGGCTGAAGCGGCTTGGCGGGGCCACCTGACCCTGGAGTTTTCTAATTCCTCCAGTGCTGATTGCCGGATTTATGCGAATGAGGGGGTGGTGCAACTTCTGTTTTTGGAAGGGGAACCCTGTGAAGTCAGCTACGAAACTCGTCGCGGCAAATATCAAGATCAGCCGGAACTGGTGACCCTGGCCAGGGTGTAGCTTGCATCCCACAGGGTGGGCTCCTAAGGTGGGATGCACTCCTCGCGCCCAGGCTTCACTCCTCACGCCCAGGCTCTGCCTGGGTGCCCATAACCTCATCCAGCGTCACGTCCCAGCATCTGGTTCCCAGCCAGAGCATCTGGTTCCCAGCCAGAGTCTCTGGTTCCCAGCCAGAGTCTCTGGTTCCCAGCCAGAGTCTGGGAACCAGGGAGGGAGGAACCAGAGAGCCAGAGTCATCGTTCGTCTCCTCCCGCCCAGGCTTCACTCCTTGCGCCCAGGCTCTGCCTAGGTGCCCATAGCCTCATCCAGCGTCACGTCCCAGCATCTGGTTCCCAGCCAGAGTGAGCATCTGGTTCCCAGCCAGAGTCTCTGGTTCCCAGCCAGAGTCTCTGGTTCCCAGCCAGAGTCTGGGAACCAGGGAGGCCAGAGTCATCGTTCGTCTCCTCCCGCCCAGGCTTCACTCCTTGCGCCCAGGCTCTGCCTAGGTGCCCATACCTTTACTGCAATATCGTCACAGGTAATAGCCCCAGCTCACCCAGATAATTCCGATAGCTGGAATATCGCCAATGGGCTGGGTCATCCACATAGCCCCGTTTCACCGGATTGTTGTGAATATAGGCCAACTTTTGCCGGAGCATCTCCTCCGAGTTAATCATCTGGGGATGACTTCCCTCCTGCCAAACCTGATACCGCTGCCCCGTTTTATGAGCTAGTTTCGCCACTGCCAATCGTTTGAGCCAATAGCTTTGGGGATGATTTTGCTGTAACCAATCCACCAGCGATCGTGCTGTAAATGATTTGAAATTGCCGATCTCCTTCGATAAATTCTCAGCCGCAGCAATCAGGTGGAGGTGGTTTTCCATAATCACATAACTGTACAGTGTTAAGCGCTGGTGCTCTTGCAGGAACTGGAGCGAGTCCAGCACAATCTTAACGAGTTCGGGCTTGCTAAAAAGAGGCATCCACTCCACGATCGTGCAGGTCATAAAATGAGGTTGTGAACCAACGACTCGATAGCGCGATCGACCCATAGTTTTGTCCAGGCATTTGCTTTAAGAGTACCCATGCCCTTGTACCCAGGCTCCAGTCTCCTCCTCCTTGCGCCCAGGCTCTGCTTCACTCCTCTCACTCCTCGCGCCCAGGCTCTGCCTGGGTGCCCATGCCAGTCACCCATCGCATCTGGTTCCCAGACTCTGGCTGGGAACCAGGGATTGCCCACCCGCCAATGAAGGATCATGACAGCAGCACAACAGCCCGCTAAACCGGATGGCAAGGTGAAACTAGCCCTGGTGCGACAGAAGCAGCAGGTCCAGTTTTTTGTCGAGAGGTTGGGTGAACAGGTTGGCATCGAGATGATGCTGATTCCATCCGGCACCTTCCGGATGGGGTCGCCAGAGAATGAGCCGGATCGTAGCAAGGCTGAAGGGCCACAACATGAGGTGAGTGTTCCTGCCTTCTTTATGGGCAAGTATCCAGTCACACAGGTGCAGTGGCGATTTGTGGCGGCACTCTCCCAGGTGAATCGGGAACTTAAACCAGATCCGTCCAGATTTGAGGGAGATAACCGTCCGGTTGAACGAGTGTCCTGGTCCGATGCGGTGGAGTTTTGCGATCGACTTTCAGCCCATACCGGGCGAATTTATCGACTACCCAGTGAAGCCGAGTGGGAGTACGCCTGTCGGGCTGGAACCACAACCCCCTTCCACTTTGGTGAAACCATCACCACTGACCTGGCCAACTACCGAGGTACGGATGATAAGGGCTTGAACTGGTCAGGCTCCTATGGCCAGGGTCCCAAAGGTGAATATCGTCGAGAGACCACCCCTGTAGATTATTTTGGAATTGCCAATAGCTTTGGGCTGTGCGACATGCACGGTAATGTGTGGGAATGGTGCCAGGACTACTGGCATAACAGCTATGAGGGTGCGCCAGCAGATGGCACCGCTTGGTTGAGTAACGATAAAAGTGCAAGTCGAGTGAGACGCGGCGGTTCCTGGGACCTCATTCCGTGGTTTTGCCGTTCTGCCTATCGCGACCTCTATTCGCCCGTCGATCGCTACAACAATATCGGTTTTCGGGTTGTTTGTATTGCCCCGAGAACTCTGCTATAGCCCTTTGTCCCTTGTCCCAGGCAAAGCCTGGGTTGCCCTTTTGTCCTTGTAGGCGCGAAGCGCCCCCCCTGGTTGGGAACCAGACCGTGGTGTTCATGAAGATTCCAGCCACCCCCGATCGAGACTGGGAGGGATTACACAGCTGGTCTGATCTCCCTGGAAGACCTACTCCAGCGGTTGCAGAGCTGGGAAGCTCATCTGCTCCATGGAGACACCTACCAACTCCGCCACCAAATTTTTGAGCAGTGGCCCTTTACCACCCCCTCTGGTTGGCCCCCCCTGGTTCCCAGGCTGAGCCTGGGAACCAGACCCCTGGGAACCAGACCTGTGTTCAGCCTGGGAACCAGACCGTGGTGTTCATGAAGATTCCAGCCATCCCCGATCGAGACTGGGAATTCTAACGGTATCCTATGAAGTCGAGTGAGACGCGGCGGTTCCTGGCCCTACTATCCGAGGAATTGCCGTTCTGCCTATCGCGTCGACTATTCGCCCGACGATCGCAACGACTATATCGGTTTTCGGGTTGTTTGTATTGCCCCGAGAACTCTGCTATAGCCCTTTGTCCCTTGTCCCAGGCAAAGTCTGGGTTGCCCTTTGGGAACCAGACCTGTGTTCAGCCTGGGAACCAGACCGTGGTGTTCATGAAGATTCCAGCCACCCCCGATCGAGACTGGGAATTCTAACGGTATCCTATGAGTGGGACAGGTCGGCAAATGCGGCGGTTCCTGGAACAACAATCCGAGGAATTGCCGTTCTGCCTATCGCAACAACAATTCGCCCGACGATCGCAACGACTATATCGGTTTTCGGGTTGTTTGTATTGCCCCGAGGTCTCTTCTATATCAGAGCTGGCAGATGGGAGATCTGCCGGGAGTATCTTGAAGAGTTCAGACCTTCTCCAGTGATGCTTGCGGGCATCCGAAAATAAAACGGGGCTATCAGCTTGGTAAGTTCGCTGAAGAGTTGACTGGCCCCCCAATCTTCACTCATTGCTGAGCTAGCATGGCAGAACTGACCCTGCGAGAAGAGCGCAAACAGGCCCGCTACTTTACTGAAGCCCTGGCCGACATTGGCCTTGATATGATTCTGGTGCCCGGTGGCTCATTTATGATGGGGTCGCCAGAAGATGAGCCCGAACGTATAGATGATGAAGGCCCGCAGCATCTGGTGCAGGTTCCTCCCTTCTTTATGGGACGCTACCCGGTAACCCAGGCCCAATGGCGATTTGTGGCAGGGCTACCTACCGTAGAGCGGGAACTTGAACCGAATCCCTCATACTTTACAGAGGATAATCGCTCAGTGGAGGCAGGGGATAATCGTCCAGTGGAGCAGGTGTCTTGGTACGAGGCAGTGGAGTTTTGTGCCAGACTTTCGGCCCATACTCACCGTGAGTATCGCCTGCCCAGTGAAGCGGAGTGGGAATACGCCTGTCGATCCGGGACAACCACCCCCTTCTACTTTGGTTCGACTCTGACTACTGACTTAGCCAACTACAATGGCAACTATACCTACGATGACGGCCCTGAGGGCAAGTACCGGGAAGAGACCACCCCAGTAGACTTTTTTGAGTATGCCAATGGCTTTGGGCTGTGCGATATGCACGGCAATGTGTGGGAATGGTGCCAGGACCACTGGCATAACAGCTATGAGGGTGCGCCAACCGACGGCACGGCCTGGTTAAGTGAAAACAAAGATGCGAATCGAGTGATACGCGGCGGTTCCTGGGACAACGATCCGAGGCATTGCCGTTCTGCCTTTCGCTTCGACTATTCGCCCGACGTTCGCAGCAACGATATCGGTTTTCGGGTTGTTTGTATTGCCCCGAGAACTCTGCTGTAGCCCTTTGTCCCTCGCGCCCAGGCTCTGCCTGGGTGCCCATGCCACCTGCGCTCTGCCCAGGTGCACACAGCCTTCAGGCTCTGCCTGGGTGCCCATGCCACCTGTGCTCTGCCCGGGTGCACACAGCCTTTCTCACGCTAGGATCAATCTACTGGTTCTGATCAATCTCCCTCATGCTACCTGCCCTGACAGGCAGCATCGCAGTACTAAATAGGGCTTACTAAAAAAGTGTGAAATCTTTGATGGAAGGGGTATTCAGCGGGATCATGACCTGCTAAAGTGCAAGGAAAACCACTGAAAACGGCGAAAACCCTTGCACAAGCCTTATGTACCGTCGCCCTAGCCCTGGTCAACTGTCGTTTGAAAACTTCTACCTCCCGTTTGGGGGGAAACTGTCGGGAGAGAACCGTTGGGTTAAACTGAGCCAGTTGATTCCTTGGGAGGAGTTAGAAGCGCAATATGCTGGACAGTTCAGTTCACAGATGGGTGCGCCTGCCAAACCCTTTCGAATGGCACTGGGAGCCTTAATCATTAAGGAACGGTTGGGAATTAGTGATGAAGAAACTGTGGAACAAATTCGAGAGAATCCGTACCTACAATACTTCATCGGATGCTGTGAGTATAGTGACCAAGCTCCGTTTGACCCATCAATGATGGTTCACTTTCGCAAGCGATTAAGCCTGGAGATAGTGGGGCAAATCAACGAACAAATTGTGATGCAATCGAGGCGTTCAAATCAAACAACGAATGCAACGGAGGGTGACAGTCAATCAAAGCAGGACAACGATGGAGATGAACCACCCGCGCCTCCGAATCAAGGGGAATTGATTTTAGATGCCAGTTGTGCGCCCGCAGATATTCGCTATCCCACCGATTTGAGTTTGTTGAATGAAGCGCGTGAGCACACAGAAACGGTCATTGATATTCTATACGAACAACTGAGAGAGCAAAACGAGAAGAAACCTCGCACCTACCGCCAACAAGCCCGACAAGAGTATTTGAAGGTTGCCAAGCAACGCCAAGTGCAAAGTAAAGCGATGCGAAAGGCAATTCGTCAACAACTGGGATATGTGAGACGCAATCTGGCTCATATTGATGCGCTAGTTGCCGCAGGTGCATCGTTATCGACCTTGAGTCGGTCTTTGTACCGTAAACTTCTGGTGGTGAGTGAAGTGTTCCGACAGCAGCAGACGATGTATCAACAGCGACAACATCGCATTGATGACCGCATTGTCAGTTTATTTGGTTGTGCATCAAATAATTGTTGGATAAGTTGCGAAGTCTTGCCAAGTCCAAGGCTCTGCTGCCAAGTTTGCTCGTTGAGATGCTGTGGTTTTGAATCGGCTATGCCGCCAAATCCAATTGAAATAACTGACAACCAATCGTGTAGTCACCTTCGTTTGCTCCCACACCTTGCCAAACTTGTTTTGCCGTCGATGCCACCGTCCTGTTTGTTGCCGGATAATACCATTGGTTCTCTCTAATCGTTGGGTTTTATCCTTACCAATGTGATGATGAATTTCTGGTGGAAGGACTCGTTCATACCCTCCCCAATCATCGCTATTCCACTGTTTGCACTCCGTTTTTCCTTCCGTTGTGACCATCAGTTCTTCAATCAACTCATCCGTATGCTTTCCCACACGGGCCGCCAAGATCAGCCCACTGCTATTGGCTAAACTCAACCCCACCCAACAGTCTCCCAGGTCTAATTCTAGGGGCAGACATTGCTTCTGTTTTTTTGCACAAAGGACCACATCTCATCAGCACTCACCTCCTCGGTTTCAACTTGAGCCACCTCCTGATTGTGGATGAGTTGAGCTTTGCTACTCGCTCGTCGAATAATACTCACTACCGTGTTATAAGCTAACCCGCTAATCCGACTAATCCCTCGTAAACTGGTGCCCTCACTGTGAGCTTGCAGGACTTGTTGAATTTGCTCTGGACTGACGTGACGGTAGTAGTAGAGGGTGTCAAAACTCTCTGAGAAGGTTTGTTGGCACCCCAGGCAAAAGTAGCGTTGATGCCCATTCGGCATCTTGCCATGCTTGTGAGTCTTAGAATGACCGCAGAGCTTACATTCCATAGCTTGAGTAGGTGAATCGTTGATTCCTTACTCTACCAGACCCACATCAGTTTGACGCACTACCTTCAAATTTAATCAGTTGTTGCAAGACGACTTTGAGCAATGCCACCAGCCCCTGGGTCAAGGCTTGCGCAGGTTGGATGATCGCCGCATCTTGGGTCAGAGGRGGWCCCGCTTCCTGAATTTGCTGAGTGCGACGTTGAATCGTCGCGTTACGGATGATGTGATGAGACCGAAAGAATTGCTTTAAKGCTTCAGATGTTGCTGTCTGCGCCGATTCTAAATTGGGRAATTGTTCGAGAAATTCACAAAAGGCGATCGTATGTTTATCCTCAAACCAATCGAGCACTTGCGGATAGTAGGACTTGAGAGCAGCAGTAATGCGATTGGTCAGACGCACTTTCTCGCCGACTAACATACGCCGAGACTCTACCCACTGGCGCAATTCCCGATGTTTTGGACAACCTGCCACCCAAATRTCGAGCTTATCGCTGTGCCGCTGCATCAGTTCGACGATTAACTTGGCATCAATCGGATCTGATTTGGCTCGCGAGGGTTGAAAGGCTTTGCGGTAATTGGCGACGGTGCGCGGATTAATTGGCACTAAAACTAGATTGTCGTATTGGCATAAGCCATAGAGCAAGGGTCCCCGTTTTTGCTCTAATCCCACCAGTAATTGGGTTTCCCCATATTGCTGACGAAGCTGGTTGACCCAATCGGCAATAGCTTGAGGGGTAGACTGAATCGTGGTGTAGCTCCAACTCTGCTSCTGACAATCATAGAGGCTGATATCGTGCTTGCGATCAGCCCAGTCAATGCCAATRTAGGCAGCAAATGGGGTAGTGATTTGRGACAGTTTCATTGTGTTAGATTGAAGGTGTTTTTGTTGTGTCGGAGAGTCTGCCACTAATCGTGCCAGCGAAAAGATTATGGAGAAGGTATTGTCCTTGTTCCCTGAGCATTCGTTAGGGCACTGTTAAGTAGTCAGGAGGAATTAAATATAAAACGTTCCAGGGAGTAATTGCCCCTACTACTACGAGCTTGCATTCCCTCGATGATCGCATCGGCTAAATCAACTTCATGCTCAAACATCCGCCCAGCAATTTCATGGGTTTTGAGTTGATGCCACTGC
Proteins encoded in this window:
- a CDS encoding formylglycine-generating enzyme family protein; its protein translation is MAELTLREERKQARYFTEALADIGLDMILVPGGSFMMGSPEDEPERIDDEGPQHLVQVPPFFMGRYPVTQAQWRFVAGLPTVERELEPNPSYFTEDNRSVEAGDNRPVEQVSWYEAVEFCARLSAHTHREYRLPSEAEWEYACRSGTTTPFYFGSTLTTDLANYNGNYTYDDGPEGKYREETTPVDFFEYANGFGLCDMHGNVWEWCQDHWHNSYEGAPTDGTAWLSENKDANRVIRGGSWDNDPRHCRSAFRFDYSPDVRSNDIGFRVVCIAPRTLL
- a CDS encoding IS1 family transposase (programmed frameshift), whose translation is MECKLCGHSKTHKHGKMPNGHQRYFCLGCQQTFSESFDTLYYYRHVSPEQIQQVLQAHSEGTSLRGISRISGLAYNTVVSIIRRASSKAQLIHNQEVAQVETEEVSADEMWSFVKKQKQCLPLELDLGDCWVGLSLANSSGLILAARVGKHTDELIEELMVTTEGKTECKQWNSDDWGGYERVLPPEIHHHIGKDKTQRLERTNGIIRQQTGRWHRRQNKFGKVWEQTKVTTRLVVSYFNWIWRHSRFKTTASQRANLAAEPWTWQDFATYPTII
- a CDS encoding IS110 family transposase, with translation MKLSQITTPFAAYIGIDWADRKHDISLYDCQZQSWSYTTIQSTPQAIADWVNQLRQQYGETQLLVGLEQKRGPLLYGLCQYDNLVLVPINPRTVANYRKAFQPSRAKSDPIDAKLIVELMQRHSDKLDIWVAGCPKHRELRQWVESRRMLVGEKVRLTNRITAALKSYYPQVLDWFEDKHTIAFCEFLEQFPNLESAQTATSEALKQFFRSHHIIRNATIQRRTQQIQEAGPPLTQDAAIIQPAQALTQGLVALLKVVLQQLIKFEGSASN